The Rhodospirillales bacterium DNA segment TTGCCGCGAGGATTCGCTCGCGGCAGCCGGCTTTTTCAGCCACGCCTCGCAGCAGGCCTTGGCCAGCACCCGCACGCGGCCGATGTAGGCGGCACGCTCAGCGACGCCGATCGCGCCGCGCGCGTCCAGCAGATTGAACCGGTGGCTCGCCTTGATGCACTGGTCGTAGGCGGGAAGCGCCAAGCCGCGCGCGAGCAACGCCTGACATTCCTTCTCCGCGTCGGCGAAGTGGCGGAAGAGAACGTCGATGTCGGCGAGTTCGAAGTTGTAAGCGGAATATTCCTGCTCGGCGCGCAGGAACACCTGGCCATAGGTGACGCCGCGTCCGTCGAAGTCGAGATCGAACACGTTCTCCACGCCCTGGATGTACATGGCGAGCCGTTCGAGCCCGTAGGTGAGCTCGACCGGCACCGGATCGCATTCGATCCCGCCCACCTGCTGGAAGTAGGTGAACTGGGTCACTTCCATGCCGTCGCACCATACTTCCCAGCCCAGTCCGGCGGCGCCGAGCGTCGGGCTTTCCCAATCGTCCTCGACGAAGCGGATGTCGTGAAGCGAAGGATCGATGCCGAGCGCCTTCAGGCTCGCCAGGTAACGGTCCTGGATGTCGGCGGGCGCGGGCTTCTGGATGACCTGGAACTGGTAATAGTGCTGCAACCGGTTCGGGTTTTCGCCGTAACGGCCGTCGGCGGGTCGGCGCGAGGGCTGCACGTAGGCCGCGTTCCACGGATCGGGCCCGAGCGCGCGCAGCGTGGTCGCGGGATGAAAGGTCCCGGCGCCCACTTCCATGTCGTAGGGCTGCAGCACGAGACAACCCTGCCCCGCCCAGAATTCCTGAAGGGTCAGGATCAGGGATTGAAAGCTGGGGCGAGGCGCGCGGCGCGCTTGACGATATGGGCGGGGCTTCGGAGTCATCGGAATTGCTGCGGCGCAGCAACCTTACTGTCCGCCCCGATGGGGGTCAACGATCGGCTCAGCCGGGAAATGGGCAATCCTTGCGCCCGCAGGAGGTGGCGTTCGACGCGGCGACGAAGGCGCCGCAGGCGCGACATTCGATCGTGTCTTCGGCCTCGATCCGGGAATCGGTGCGCGGCGATTCGCGGTTTTGCCCTTTCGGGGGAACGGCACGGGATCGCGCCGCCTTCAGCGCCTGATAGCGCGTGAACCAGCGCCAGCCGTACCAGACGGCGACGATGACGAAGAGCGTGATAAGGATCTTGGTGAGGCTCAGGCCGAACATGAGGTTTTGTAGGGGCGCGGGCGGGAACGGTCAACTCGGTTCCCCGGCCGGTACGAAGGCTAGAGCCCGAAGCGGCCCCACCACAGTCGCTCCTCGACCGCGGCCAGCGCGCGGTCGACCACGTCGACCGGGTCGGCATCGGCGCGGGCGAATCCGATCCGGCGCGGCCACCAGCGCGAACGGCCCATGACCGGTTTCAGGCGCACATTGTCGCCGAAGCGCGCGCGTAAGGTAGAGCGCATATCGCCGAGGCCGTCGATCAGGCCGAGTTCCAGCGCGCGCCGCCCGGTCCAGAACTCGCCGCTGAACAACTCGTCCTCGGGCGCCTTGAGGCGACTGCCGCGCCGCTCGCGCACCGCCGCCTTGAAGCTTTCGTGGATGTCGCGCTGGATCGCGGCAAGACGGGCGACGTCTTCCGGCTTTTCTTCCAGGAACGGATCGAGCAAGGTCTTGCGCTCGCCCGCCACATGCAGGCGGCGTTCGACACCGATGCGCTTCAACAGATCGACGAAGCCGAAGCCGCCGCTCATGACCCCGATCGAGCCGACGATC contains these protein-coding regions:
- a CDS encoding glycine--tRNA ligase subunit alpha gives rise to the protein MTPKPRPYRQARRAPRPSFQSLILTLQEFWAGQGCLVLQPYDMEVGAGTFHPATTLRALGPDPWNAAYVQPSRRPADGRYGENPNRLQHYYQFQVIQKPAPADIQDRYLASLKALGIDPSLHDIRFVEDDWESPTLGAAGLGWEVWCDGMEVTQFTYFQQVGGIECDPVPVELTYGLERLAMYIQGVENVFDLDFDGRGVTYGQVFLRAEQEYSAYNFELADIDVLFRHFADAEKECQALLARGLALPAYDQCIKASHRFNLLDARGAIGVAERAAYIGRVRVLAKACCEAWLKKPAAASESSRQSITGGGDSPAAGK
- a CDS encoding S49 family peptidase translates to MPEHPFQKFLARLPFGRLANPPPAVAVVRLSGVIGRVGAWRGGLSLGGLAPALERAFRLWNLKAVALAINSPGGSPVQSALIAGRIRALASEHDVPVIAFAEDVAASGGYWLACAADEIYADANSIVGSIGVMSGGFGFVDLLKRIGVERRLHVAGERKTLLDPFLEEKPEDVARLAAIQRDIHESFKAAVRERRGSRLKAPEDELFSGEFWTGRRALELGLIDGLGDMRSTLRARFGDNVRLKPVMGRSRWWPRRIGFARADADPVDVVDRALAAVEERLWWGRFGL